TGTGGATGATCTGTTCAATACCGCGCCGATCCTGGTCAAGCAGCCGAAACGGTACTTCGTGGACCGGTCGGAGTACTTCTGCTACAACCGCCAGGGCCAGCAGATCGCGCACATCGACGAGGTCGGCCTCAACGCCGGGATGCAGGCGCTGCGCCTCCTCGCCGACAGCGCCGAGAACTTCGGCCGCAAGCTCATGGTCAACGACGCCTCCCACCGGCCCCGCCTGATGATCGAGAAGGAGTGGTCGCTGTGGACCGCCTCGACGGTCATCTCGGTGCCCAACGGTCCGCCGATCGGCTACATCGACCAGGACTTCAAGCTCTTCAAGGCCGGCTTCCGGCTGCTGGACCCCTACAAGCAGCACATCGGCACGATCAAGGGCGACTTCTGGGGCTTCGACTTCCAGATCCTCGACGCCCGGGAGCACGAGGTCGCCAAGGTCAACCGGCATGTGGCCGACCTGGGTGAATACTTCACCGACGCCGACACCTACGTGCTGTGGCAGCGCTACCCGAACCTGCCCGAGCCGCTGAAGACCCTGGTCGTGGCCTCCGGGATCACGGTGGACCTGGTGCTGGCCGAGGGCAGGAAGTAGTCCCGGGCCGGCAGGGGCCCGGGGCCGTTCCTCGCGGGGTCAGCCGACCCCGTCCATCGCGGCGCGGTCCTCCTCGCCGAACTGCTCCTCCAGCGCCTCGGGGCCGGCGTCCACGTCGATCCGATCGACCGGGACCCCGCGTGCGGTCTCGATCGCGCCGAGGCGGCGCAGCGCGCGGTCGCTCGCGTACTTCAGCAGTTCGCCGGGCGGCAATTGGTACCGCTCTTCCTCCTCCTCCATGGGCTCGTCGTTGCGTTCCACGGTCGCGAGCAGGTGCGGCAGCAGTTCCTGGAGCCGGTCGTTGACGACCTCCCAGTTGCCGTCGTCGGCCGCGACGTGCCGTCGGCAGGTGAAGGTGCCCCAGGCCATGTGCCGGCGCTCGTCGTCGCCGATGTGCTTGATGATCCTGCGCATGCCGGGGAAGATGCCGCGCGCCGTGCACAGGTGGTTCCACGCGTAGTAGCCGGTGAGCGCGAGGGATCCCTCGATGACGTGGTTGTAGGTCACCGAGGCGCGGACCTGGTTGCGCGGACTGGGGTCGTCGGTGAGGGCGTTGAGCGCGGCGGGCAGCTCCTCGTAGAAGAGGACCCGGTAGCCGGGGTTGTCGCGCACGTAGGCGTGCA
This sequence is a window from Spinactinospora alkalitolerans. Protein-coding genes within it:
- a CDS encoding phospholipid scramblase-related protein; this translates as MDDLFNTAPILVKQPKRYFVDRSEYFCYNRQGQQIAHIDEVGLNAGMQALRLLADSAENFGRKLMVNDASHRPRLMIEKEWSLWTASTVISVPNGPPIGYIDQDFKLFKAGFRLLDPYKQHIGTIKGDFWGFDFQILDAREHEVAKVNRHVADLGEYFTDADTYVLWQRYPNLPEPLKTLVVASGITVDLVLAEGRK
- a CDS encoding R2-like ligand-binding oxidase, which translates into the protein MALPPRPDSDAAPVHRQGFHSLRAGGLNWESFPLRLFTKGNARFWDPADIDMSRDAEDWERLGPEAQKRILRLCAQFTAGEEAVTEDIQPFIRAMAAEGRIGDEMYLTQFAFEEAKHVQVFRMWLDALGVTDDLHAYVRDNPGYRVLFYEELPAALNALTDDPSPRNQVRASVTYNHVIEGSLALTGYYAWNHLCTARGIFPGMRRIIKHIGDDERRHMAWGTFTCRRHVAADDGNWEVVNDRLQELLPHLLATVERNDEPMEEEEERYQLPPGELLKYASDRALRRLGAIETARGVPVDRIDVDAGPEALEEQFGEEDRAAMDGVG